In the Panthera uncia isolate 11264 chromosome B1, Puncia_PCG_1.0, whole genome shotgun sequence genome, tCCTAACAAGTAGGGACTATCATTTCTCACATTTTACCGTTAAagaaattaaggcacagagaggttactgGACTttttctccaaggtcacacagcgagcGAACAAGGAAAGGAGCAAGGAAGACATCGCAGATAGGACACCCGCAAGTAGTGCCCTCTCCCAGGTGGGACCAAAGTCCTCTAAGTCTCTCCGGATCCGAACCACTCCCTGGGGAGGAgaacctccctccctccgtccctgcAAACATACACCCCACGATCGGAAAACCCCACAGGGTTGTCTCTGGattctctggggtgggggtgagggagcagGAATCCCAAAGGCAGGCGGCGACCTTCTGGGTGCGTGGCGGAGGCGCGGGGCTGCTAGCCGAGGCTCCCCCTCCGAGAAGCAGCCAAGCCTGCTCTCCGACCCCTTCCGGTGTGCGACGCCCATTTCTTCGCGCTGCCGCTCCCGCCTTGGCACCAATCAAGTCTGCTTCCCGGGCTCCTACGATGCGGGGGAAACTACAGGAAGTCACGAACAAACTCCCGGGGACAGCCAGGCACCGTTAACCGCCGCTGGGGAGCCCAGGTCACTTGGGCACAATTCTACCCTCTGGGAACCCGCAGCTAGGGGACAAGCAGTGCCGACGCAACATGACACGGCGAGACAGGACACGTTCTCACACTGGGCCATGGTTGTCCAACCCGCCCCGCCTGTCTAAGCCGAACCAATGACCGCTAGGTGGTTGTGGGCCCCCTGCTCGAACCTGCAGATT is a window encoding:
- the LOC125922498 gene encoding uncharacterized protein LOC125922498, giving the protein MELFSSIRGVSSREPAFLNGYPWVAGSQLPVSGEDALLKSDHPHPDADALLKSDHPHPDAGGLPARWVVRLARSRRGPALECEPPALRCGHAQYWALDGRRRRERASGPRQSAGAREADLIGAKAGAAARRNGRRTPEGVGEQAWLLLGGGASASSPAPPPRTQKVAACLWDSCSLTPTPENPETTLWGFPIVGCMFAGTEGGRFSSPGSGSDPERLRGLWSHLGEGTTCGCPICDVFLAPFLVRSLCDLGEKVQ